The following are encoded in a window of Actinomycetota bacterium genomic DNA:
- a CDS encoding cyclic nucleotide-binding domain-containing protein codes for MRIESSVTSLSWIPLGAMEGAGTELAFRLGIAHYDPPPPETLEDLEALRAADRFRFANHLRAWIEVEDGRIVDHGHVGGGLIGSTTLRLGSRDLTFAAMPFPDLRPKPEIGDGWVRFVQSAGGRTGAPAPRRIRRPPFVQWIAPAAWSTLALAIHADGRATYEVVWASPFPRHWIYDHEGTLVAKTGRIDFDRWFRETELQRTPWGDEDSPALVVAAETALERRLSVAIIDGKPSFRRLQAGETLVEQGDTGTDVYLLFDGVLRVEIDGKAVTELGPGAVVGEMALLEGGRRTATLRAVTPCRIAVVAGDQLDRDALAEVARARREPDG; via the coding sequence TTGCGTATCGAGTCGTCGGTCACCTCCCTTTCATGGATCCCGCTCGGGGCGATGGAAGGCGCCGGCACCGAGCTGGCCTTCCGCCTCGGCATCGCCCACTACGACCCGCCGCCCCCGGAGACGCTGGAGGACCTCGAGGCGCTCCGGGCCGCCGACCGCTTCCGGTTCGCCAACCATCTGCGGGCCTGGATCGAGGTCGAGGACGGCCGCATCGTCGACCACGGCCACGTCGGTGGCGGCCTGATCGGCAGCACCACCCTGCGCCTCGGCTCGCGCGACCTGACCTTCGCCGCCATGCCCTTCCCGGACCTGCGCCCCAAGCCCGAGATCGGCGACGGCTGGGTCCGGTTCGTGCAGTCGGCCGGCGGGCGTACCGGCGCGCCGGCGCCGCGGCGCATCCGCCGCCCGCCGTTCGTCCAGTGGATCGCCCCGGCCGCCTGGTCGACCCTCGCCCTCGCCATCCACGCCGACGGCCGGGCCACCTACGAGGTCGTCTGGGCCAGCCCCTTCCCCCGGCACTGGATCTACGACCACGAGGGCACGCTGGTCGCCAAGACGGGCCGGATCGACTTCGACCGCTGGTTCCGCGAGACCGAGCTGCAGCGCACCCCCTGGGGCGACGAGGACTCGCCGGCGCTGGTCGTCGCCGCCGAGACGGCCCTGGAGCGGCGCCTGTCGGTGGCCATCATCGACGGCAAGCCCTCGTTCCGGCGCCTGCAGGCCGGCGAGACCCTGGTCGAGCAGGGCGACACCGGCACCGACGTCTACCTCCTGTTCGACGGCGTGCTCCGGGTCGAGATCGACGGCAAGGCGGTCACCGAGCTCGGCCCCGGGGCCGTGGTCGGCGAGATGGCCCTGCTCGAGGGGGGACGGCGCACGGCCACCCTGCGGGCGGTCACCCCCTGCCGGATCGCCGTGGTCGCCGGCGACCAGCTCGACCGCGACGCCCTCGCGGAGGTGGCACGGGCCCGCCGCGAGCCGGACGGCTGA